Part of the Methanobacteriaceae archaeon genome is shown below.
CTAATTAATATGAGTATTTAGAATTATTCATAACATTAATTTATGCATATTTCATGTATTATTTGCAACATCGATTAAATTTTATATTATAAGATTTTATAACTATTGTTATAATTCTACATTATTCAATATAAAGTTAATGGATAGAAAAAATTTTTAAAATATTAAGTCATCAATAAAAAAATTGTTTTATAAAATCCATATAATTTATTTTTCAATACCAATACGCATGGCATTAATGATAACTGCCAGACTTAATCCCATGTCCCCTATAGCCACAGCCATCCACAAAGAAACAAATCCCAGAACGGCCATTAAAGCAAAGGAAGACTTTATAATTATAGATACAGTTACATTCTGTTTAACCACAGCCATGGTTCTTTTACTTAAATCAATAAGATAATTGACATTGGAAATATCATCATTCATAAGGGCCACATCCGCAGTTTCAATGGCCACATCTGAACCAGCCACTCCCATGGCAATACCAATGTTTGATAAAGCCAAAGCAGGGGCATCATTGACCCCATCTCCCACCACAGCCACATGCTGGCCTTGTTCAATTAATTTTTCCACAATATCCACTTTATCCTGGGGAAGGAGATTAGAATAATAAGTATCCACTCCGATTTTAGCAGATACTGCTCTAGCAGTCCCTTCATTATCACCAGTTAACATCAATGTGTGAATTTTATTCTCTTTAAGGCTTTTAATAGTGTTTAATGATTTTTCCCTGATTTTATCCATTAATCCAAATAAAGCCATCAAATTGGAATTTTTACCTAAAATTATAACTGTTTTACCCTGTTTTTCCAAATTGGAAATAATTTCATTAATGGAATCCATTTCTGTATTTGATATTTTTAAATCATCAAAAAGTGTTTTTTTCCCAATGATGAATTTATCATCATTAACTTTTCCCTTGAGACCTTCACCAGTTATAGATTCAAACTCTTCAACTTCAGGAAGGGTTAAATCATTGATATTACCTTTTTCAGAATTTTCAGGCATTTCATTGTTTTCACTGGCAAATTTTACAATGGCTCGAGCTAAGGGATGTTTAGATTTAGATTCTAAAGCAGCGGCAATTGATAAAATTTCACCGTCAACAAAGTTATTTAAGGAGATTAAATCTGTTACTTCTAAGTTACCCTCAGTAAGAGTACCTGTTTTGTCAAAAATCACCGTCTGGATGTTTTGCATCTCTTCTATGAATTCTCCACCTTTAATTAGTAATCCTTTACGAGTACCCGCAGTGATCCCAGATACCATGGCCACAGGAGTGGAAATAGCTAATGCACAGGGGCAGGATACTACCAGCAAAACTAAAGCACGATAAAACCAGGTATCAAAAGACTGTCCCAAAACAGAGGTGGGTATTACCGCCACCATGGCCGCAATCCCCATAACTGCGGGAGTATAATATTTAGCAAATTTTTCAATGAATTGCTCAGTAGGTGATTTTTTACTTTGTGCTTCTTTAACCAGGTCAATAATTTTTGATATAACTGTTTCTGTAGATTTTTTGCTCACTTCTATTTCTAAATAACCTTCTTCATTTAAAGTACCTGCAAAAACCGGATCACCAGGATTTTTAGTGATGGGAAGACTTTCTCCAGTTATTGCTGCCTGGTTAACCGAAGATATTCCTTCTTTTACTTCCCCATCAACCGGGATTTTGTCTCCAGGTTTTACCAGAACCACATCTTTAAGATCTACTTGTGAAACATTGATTTCCATAGATTCTCCATTTCGTCGGATAGTTGCCTTCTCAGGAGCCATTTTTAGAAGGGATTTTATTGATTTTCTAGCCCTGCTTGAAGCATATTCTTCTAAATATTCTGCTAGATAAAATAATAAAAATACAGAGGCCCCTTCAGCACCTTCACCAATTAGAAAGGCACCAAAAGCGGCAAATGTTATGAGAATATTAATGGTGAATCGGCCCTTTAAGAGTGACTTTATTCCCGATTTTATGGTATTATATCCCGACAATCCTACTACTATTAAGAATAATAACTCAGATAATAAACTTTGAGATGTAAAAAAGTCCAAATATAGGGCAAAACTGAATATAGCTGCGGAAATAGAGATAACTAAAACATGTTTGCGTTTCCATAAGGGATCTTTTTCATCCATTAAATCTCCACTACAACAGGAACAAAATTCATTCTCTCCATCATCACATTCAACATGACAGATTTCACTACTTTTTTCATGGTTATGGGAATTAGATTGCTTTGTTTTCTCACTGCAACCACACTCACACGATTTTTCCATACGATTATTGTCTGAAATTTCATGTTCGCAGGTGTCTTTATTATGAGAAGTGTGGTTTTTTTCACTGTTTTTTGACATTTAGGGCACCTTATTAAACTGTAGATTATTAATAACAATATTTGATAAGAATAATTAAATATTATTAATAAATGTTCATATGAGCATATATTCATATATATTTTATATATTTAAATCTTTTGTCCTAAAACATACAAAAAAAATAAGTGAAAAATAGTAAAAGAATGTTGAAAAAATAGCAAAAATAAATTCTAAAAAAAATAAAAAGTAGGTTTTATTCATTTAAATATAATAAACCAGTTGATCTAGCATAGAAAATGATCATTAATGGAATTATTATAAGTGGAACTAGAATTAAACCTACCAACAACAGGCCCAATATATAAGATATTAATACAGCCACTATAATCACAAAATATATGGCAACGACCCATATTACTGCTTTTCCCCATCTGATATCTTTTATTTTTTCTCTTAATTGAGAAAGTTCAAAAGCAGCACTCATTTTATCATAGTAGGCCATATTGGCAATTCCTAATGGGAACATTATGGCATACAACACCATTACGACCAGCATTATCAAATAGGTCAAGAATATGGCTAAGTACATTCCCCAGAATAATAATCCTGAGCTAAGTAATGCTCCGGGAGTAAGTGCAGCTGAGCTGGAAAGGGCTCCGGTGAAAATACTCAAGAAACCACCAAGAAGGCCAAATATTAGAAATATTACTATTATAGGAATGATTGCTATAATGCCGAATATTATGTTATAGACAACTTGTACCAGCAGCACCTTTAAACCACTCGTAAACATTTCACCCCATTCATCAAAATCAGGCAAATCATCCAGGCCGGCCAGGGTTGACTTTATCACCCGGTAAAAATATCCCTGAACAAGGATTGCGGCAATAATGAATAATATGGTTCCCATTATCCCTAAAGTAATGATAATCGCTGCATTGTTAGATAATGCACCTAAGAAAACAATGGCCAAGAAAATAATAAATGGAACAATAAGAACAGCACCCAGGGTAGCAACTTTACCCCAATTTGATCGTGCATATTCCAAAGAATTAACAATATTTTGATCAATATCCATAGTTATACCTCCATATTAATGATATTATATAATTTTATCAAATACAGAATATATTTTTATTTATTTATTTGAATCTAATAGAAATAAGAATATTTTTTTGAAGGTTATAATCGCTAAATCGAAGAATAAAAATGGATTGGTACTATATTTGGCCTTATTTTTGATTTTAAGTCCGAGAGTTTCTATGGTTGGTGGCCGGGTAACTATAAATTAAATAAAAGTGCAGATTAATGTATGAATATTATATGGGAGATATTACAATGGATTTAACTATTTTATGGCTGGTACCGGTAGCATATTTTGTACATATTTTAGAAGAGACACCACGTTTTGTTCCCTGGGCCATTAAATATCTTGGTGCGCCTGAAACATTTGGGCAGTTCGTTCTGGGAAATATTATTTTCATGGCCTACGTTATCATAGCAACATCACTGGCAATATTTTATCCTAGCGAATTGACGCTGGTTATCGGATTATCGGCTGCGGCATGGATATTCTCAAATTTCTTAATCCATGCATATTACACTCTACGAACAGGTGAATATTCTCCAGGTGTTGTGACTGCAAGTGCAATATATGTCCCTGTTTCATTATATATTTACTACAACTTTTTAGGATCTGGAATGTTAAGTACCCTGGACTTTGTATTGTCCATAATCATAGGTTTTGCAATAATGTATGTTCCAACCATAATACAAGAAAAGAGAAAGGGAAAAATATAGGTTAGGTGATACTTTATTAATGATAAATCAGGTTAAGATATTATGATATTACTCGGAAAAGAAAAATATGAAGAGGTGAAAGAGCCACTGGAAACTGTGACTTTAAATAATTTATTTGCACGTTCTGTCGTTGAAAAACAGGTATCTGGTGAGATTTATGTGGATAATGAAACCAATCCAGAAACATTTTACATAATCCATCCTTATGGTATGTCATTACTTTTCGGCGATTTAAATAATTCTGATTTCAATGCAAAATTCAGGGTTTATGCTTTAAATTTAAATCAAACTCGAAATAGGCACGAATGGATGCAAGTATTTCCAAAAGAGTGGGATGCTGTTTTAAACGATCTATTAAAGGATTCTATCGTGAAATCCTCAGATAATGCTGAAGATATTAAAAAAGGGATAGTTGAAATAAATACTCGGATAAATTTTAAATTCAACTTGGATAAATATCTAGAATTTAAAAAAAATAATATTAATCATGATTTAAGGATTGTTCGCACTGATAAAAATATATTTACAGATATGAAGGGTACTGTTGTACCGATTTACTTTTGGGACAGTGCCAATGATTTCTATGGGAATGGTATTGGTTTCAGTTTATATCATGAGAATAGTTTAGCTTCAACGGCTTTTTCTGCATTTATTCACGATAATATGCTAGAATTGGGAATGGAGACCATTGAAGAATTTCGTGGTAGAGGATTTGCTCAGCATACCTGTTCGGCACTTATAGATTATTGTCTGGAAAACAATTATGAACCAATATGGGCATGTGGACAAGAAAATATTGGTTCTTATAAGTTAGCTCTAAAGCTTGGATTTGAACCTGCTGGAAGATTTTCATATTATAGATTAAGCGATTAAGCAAATTTGGAAAAAACCACATCTGGAGTATATAACAGACCATATGGAGAAATAAATCATTTATAGGAAAGGAGTGCATTATATAATTTTTTTGATGAATTTTTACTCAGAAAACGATAAAATTATAAACATTAATGCTTAAGGAAATTTTATGAAAGTATATCTATACGTATTAAATACATTAGCAGATTGGGAAATCGGTTATTTAACTGCTGAACTCAATAGTG
Proteins encoded:
- a CDS encoding cation-translocating P-type ATPase, producing MSKNSEKNHTSHNKDTCEHEISDNNRMEKSCECGCSEKTKQSNSHNHEKSSEICHVECDDGENEFCSCCSGDLMDEKDPLWKRKHVLVISISAAIFSFALYLDFFTSQSLLSELLFLIVVGLSGYNTIKSGIKSLLKGRFTINILITFAAFGAFLIGEGAEGASVFLLFYLAEYLEEYASSRARKSIKSLLKMAPEKATIRRNGESMEINVSQVDLKDVVLVKPGDKIPVDGEVKEGISSVNQAAITGESLPITKNPGDPVFAGTLNEEGYLEIEVSKKSTETVISKIIDLVKEAQSKKSPTEQFIEKFAKYYTPAVMGIAAMVAVIPTSVLGQSFDTWFYRALVLLVVSCPCALAISTPVAMVSGITAGTRKGLLIKGGEFIEEMQNIQTVIFDKTGTLTEGNLEVTDLISLNNFVDGEILSIAAALESKSKHPLARAIVKFASENNEMPENSEKGNINDLTLPEVEEFESITGEGLKGKVNDDKFIIGKKTLFDDLKISNTEMDSINEIISNLEKQGKTVIILGKNSNLMALFGLMDKIREKSLNTIKSLKENKIHTLMLTGDNEGTARAVSAKIGVDTYYSNLLPQDKVDIVEKLIEQGQHVAVVGDGVNDAPALALSNIGIAMGVAGSDVAIETADVALMNDDISNVNYLIDLSKRTMAVVKQNVTVSIIIKSSFALMAVLGFVSLWMAVAIGDMGLSLAVIINAMRIGIEK
- a CDS encoding DUF4013 domain-containing protein is translated as MDIDQNIVNSLEYARSNWGKVATLGAVLIVPFIIFLAIVFLGALSNNAAIIITLGIMGTILFIIAAILVQGYFYRVIKSTLAGLDDLPDFDEWGEMFTSGLKVLLVQVVYNIIFGIIAIIPIIVIFLIFGLLGGFLSIFTGALSSSAALTPGALLSSGLLFWGMYLAIFLTYLIMLVVMVLYAIMFPLGIANMAYYDKMSAAFELSQLREKIKDIRWGKAVIWVVAIYFVIIVAVLISYILGLLLVGLILVPLIIIPLMIIFYARSTGLLYLNE
- a CDS encoding HXXEE domain-containing protein, which codes for MDLTILWLVPVAYFVHILEETPRFVPWAIKYLGAPETFGQFVLGNIIFMAYVIIATSLAIFYPSELTLVIGLSAAAWIFSNFLIHAYYTLRTGEYSPGVVTASAIYVPVSLYIYYNFLGSGMLSTLDFVLSIIIGFAIMYVPTIIQEKRKGKI
- a CDS encoding GNAT family N-acetyltransferase, with protein sequence MILLGKEKYEEVKEPLETVTLNNLFARSVVEKQVSGEIYVDNETNPETFYIIHPYGMSLLFGDLNNSDFNAKFRVYALNLNQTRNRHEWMQVFPKEWDAVLNDLLKDSIVKSSDNAEDIKKGIVEINTRINFKFNLDKYLEFKKNNINHDLRIVRTDKNIFTDMKGTVVPIYFWDSANDFYGNGIGFSLYHENSLASTAFSAFIHDNMLELGMETIEEFRGRGFAQHTCSALIDYCLENNYEPIWACGQENIGSYKLALKLGFEPAGRFSYYRLSD